The sequence GTCTCAATGCTTATGTAACTATCCTGTGAAAGATTGGTGCCAGAAGTAAGCGAAGTGGGAAAATGGAAAATAATTCCCTGAATAAAATCGCCTGTCACCGGACTTTTCCCGCTTTCATCGACTCGAAAATCTTGCGGATATTCTACGATATATCCTGATTCGTCACTTCGATACTCTGTAAGAAGCGCTGGTTTTGTCGGCAGAGGTGTTATTGCAGACACGCTCCCACCAAACACAATCGAGCTTAAAATCTGCTTCAAATAGAGATGCCCCTGTTCTTCTTCGACGCTGAAATTCGGATTCGTCCAATCAACTCCGCGCGAGACTAGCGAAAAATCATAAATTCCAGTCTTTCGCACCGCATAATAGTGAAGACTTAAAACCCCTTCGAAAAGGCCGGTCTTAATGAAATAGAAAGTATTTTCACCTATCGTCACGGGCTTGAATTCAGAAAAAGATTTCGGATTGGCCCCGCTGCCGTCGTAATAAGTGCTGGCTATGAGCGTATTCTCATAATCTGCGTCCGAATCTGCAATTTTAAGAATGCGGATTTCTATATTGTTCGAATCAGTAAAACTCACAAGCGCGCCGCTTCCCGAAGTTCTCGCAAGCACTGCAGGATAGAGAAGCGAGAAACCATATTGCTTATTTTCATAGGTCAGATACTTTGCATCATTTGCGGACGGAAGCGTATTTCCTTCTATAGTATCAGCATCCGTACCGCCGGTTGGCTCTGGAGTTGGACTTACCGCCCCTCGATGAGAAAGATAATATCCTCCGAACCCTCCCAAAAGAAGAGCGACAAAAATGATGATACTGGCTATTAAATTTTTCTGATTCATTTTTCTTTTTATTCATCTCTTCCGTGGAGAGCGACCGCTACCGCGAGACAGAGAAAAGCTATATGCTCGATAGCATCAGTTGACATAATACCGCCTACAAACATGACTCCAATAATCCAAAGACTCGCGTAGAAAGCAACCCAAGAAACCTTTTTGCCAATAAGGAGAAGTATTGCTACCAAAAGATCACTTACGCCGATAAACACAACGAAAGAGGCAACGCTTACTGGCAAAATTCCCGCAAGGAAAGAACCTGAAACAAGCTCTTTAAACTCATCGGGCGAGCCGAAAGCTGTTATGGAGTTCGCCAAAAAAGCAGCTGCGAGGCCGAGGCGGAGGAGAAACGAGATCCTTAAAAATTTTTTCATGAGAAAAAAGATGAGTTTATAATGAGAATATTATACCATAGCACAACACCGTCCCTGTGGACGGTGTTGTACTTCTTTATAACTTTACAACCTTTAACTTTATAACTTTCGTTTAATACCCCATTCCTCCCATATCTGGCATTCCGCCTCCCATTCCAGCGTGCTCCTTTTTTTCTTCCGGTTCATCGGCAATTGCAACTTCTGTTGTGAGTAAAATTGCAGCAGCTGATGCAGAATTTTCAAGCGCAGTTCGAGTCACTTTTACCGGATCCACAATTCCCGCTTTGATCATATCGTCTACATACTCTCCCTTAAGCGCATCAAATCCGAAATTTACTTTTTTTGCGAGCGCGAGAGCAGAAACAGAACCATCTTTATTTCTGTCCTTGCTGTCAGCAAAGGGATTTTTTACTTTGTCGATAATGACAGAACCATCGCCATGACCGGCATTGATTGCAATCTGCCGAAGGGGGGATTCAAGAGCGTTAAGAACAATACTAAATCCGATTCTCTCTTCATCTGTTGGAAGTGCTGGCATTGCGGAAAGTTTTCTCAAGGTTTGAATATAAGCCACTCCTCCTCCAGCTACAATTCCCTCTTCAATCGCCGCTTTTGTAGCGTTCACAGCATCTTCAATTTTCAACTTCAAATATTTCATTTCCGTTTCTGTTGAAGCTCCCACTCGAATAACAGCGACTCCGCCAGAAAGCTTTGCGATCCGTTCATCAAATTTTTCCGAATCATATTTTGAATCAGAATTCGCTTTTTGTTTCTTAAGCTGTGCAGTGCGAGCATCAATCTCTCCTTTCTTCCCTTTTCCTCCGACAATCGTGGTCGTATCTTTTTTAGCAATCACTTTATCTGCTCTCCCAAGTACGGAAAGTTCAGCATTTTCAAGCTTCACTCCAGTATCTTCAGTAACAACTTTTGCGCCAACAGTAACAGCAATATCCTCGAGCATTTCTTTTTTCTTATCTCCATACCCAGGAGCCTTCACAGCAAGGATATTAAAGGCGCCTCGCAATTTATTTAGCACAAATGTCGTAAGTGCTTCACCGTCCACATCTTCAGCGATTATCACAAGCTCTTTCTTTCCTGCTTGAGCAAGTTTTTCCAAAAGTGGCAGAATTTCTTTTACTGTCGAGATTTTTTTATCAGTGATGAGAATCGGCACATCTTTGTGTTCAGCTTCCATTCTTTCAGAATTGCTGATCATGTAAGGGGAAACGTAGCCCTTATCGAATTGAAGTCCTTTTACTACTTCAGATTCGATGCCGAGAGACTGTGATTCTTCCACCGTTACAACTCCGTCCTTCCCAACCTTCTCTATAGTGTCAGCAATAATAGCTCCCATCTCTTCTGATTCAGCGGAAATAGTCGCAACTTGTTTGATTTCTTCTTTTGTTTTGATCGGCTTAGAAATGTCTTTGAGAGCTTTCACTACTGCGTCTTTTGCCTTTTCAATTCCCATTCTCACTCCCATGGCATTGACCCCCATAGTAGTATGCTTCATTCCTTCGGTAATGATTGCTTGGGTCAATATAATAGAAGTGGTTGTTCCGTCTCCGGCAACATCATTGGTCTTGGAAGCTACTTCCTTCACGATTTCCGCTCCCATATTCTCAAATTTGTCTTTGAGCGTAATTTCTTTTGCAATGGAGACGCCGTCGTTCGTGATTGTCGGTGAGCCATACCCTTTATCAAAAACAACATTTTTGCCTCGTGGGCCGACAGTGATCTTTACTGCATTCGCGACCTGATCCACTCCGCTCTTCAATGCTTTTCGCGCTGATTCATCAAATAGAATTTTTTTACTCATAGTATTAATTCAAAATTGCTGATATTTCTGATTCTCGAACAATCACATATTTTTCTCCGTCAATTTCAACCTTGTCTCCCCATGAATAGACAACGGTATCGCCAATTTTCACTTTCATTGGAATAATTTTGCCATCTTCAAATTTTCCGTCTCCAATAGCAACGACAACGCCCTTTTTTGTAGATTTATCAGCATCAACCGATTCTGGAATGAAAATACCAGAGGTTGTTTTGGTCTGTTTTGCCTCCTCTTCCCGAATAAGCACTCGGTCCGCGAGAGGCTGAATTTTACCCTTCGAATCCTTCTTTGTAGCCTTTTTTGCCTTTTTTTGTGCCATATATGTGGAAATTATTGGATAAAATAGCGAGAAAATGGAACTTTTCCAGCTTCTCTAGCAGGGGTTAATTATAGTTTTCGCAAGACCAAAGTCAACAAAAAGCAGTAAAGAAAGTTATTCGGGTTTTGTTATAACATCAAGAGCTTTTTCCATAGCTTCGGGAATTTTTATTCCTCTCCCCGCTTTTATATCTTCCTCGACGAATTCCCTGACCATTTTTTCATATTTTGTTCGCATCGTTTCCTCAACCAATACTGATTTCAAAAATTCATCAGATTCAATAGCTTTCGGTATTCCCTCATCGGCTTGTTGCAATTCTTCATACCATTTATCCGGCCAACTAGTTTCCTTTGCTGCCTTCTTGGCAACAGATGGTATTTTTTCCAAATGCCCAAGTATATCCATTTGTAGTTTTGTAAAATCTGTTACCCTGTCATCTTGCACTCTCTTCAAAAGAGTCTGAAGTGCCTCGAGGCGATCATTGGCAGAAGTATGCACTGCACCTGTTTTTACCTTACCGATAATTAATTGCAGTGTGTGCACTGGCAAAGCGATTTTTCTTGAGACAGCATCTTTTATTTCTTGTGTCTTTTCTAATCTCCTTTTTTCATTCGCGAATACAGCTTCCGCTTCTGCTCCGGTAACCTCTATAGTTTCGCTTTGGATCTCTTGCCATCTATAATCTCTCATTGCATCGGATTCCCATGAAGTGAGAATAAAGAGAACTTGATCTTGAAATACTTTATTTCTTTCGCGATCCAGAAATGGTGCATTGTTCACCGACGTAAATCTTTCCGGCATTATATTCCGCACCGTATCAAGAGAAACAGGGTGTGCGACATTGATAAAGGATCTATCCAAACTATCTTTCGTCTGAGATAAAGAAGCGGCGATAATAAAATTCTGCGCGGACACAGCTGATCTCTTATCCATTAGAGCAGAAGAATAGTCTCGAATAAAACGCATTTCCTCACCACCGTCGCCACCCCGAGTGGAAAAAGCAAGTCGTTCAGGCATCGCTTCAAGCAAGATAGCAGTTATTTCATCAGAATTTATTTTTTTCGCCTGTTGTGCAATTTGATCCAGGCTGAGACCTTTCCCAAAGCCAGGTATCCACCTTTGAAGCATCGCTATCATATGATCAAATGACGCTTTATTTACGGCATATTTAACAAAAGGTTTCTCATCGTACCATTGACGATTTTTTGGGGCAAAACATTTTGGGTCTGAAATATACTCTGCTAAAATACGTATCCGATACATTACATCCGAACTCTGGGTAATTCCCTGTCCCTCAAAGAATCTTTTGAGGTCGTATATATGCTGGTCATCATTCAGAATACGATTTTCCCTAGTAATAGCCGCGAAGGCGAGCCCAGCTCCAAGTTCCCCTCTTTTTTCAAATGCCATGACAGCCCTGGCGACGCATGGTTCAATCCGAAGTTGATTTGCAATTTTTTCAGCAATGATTCGTTCTTCTTTTGCCTTTTGATCTTCTGGGGGAATTTCTTCCGAAGGTGGAGAATCCGGTTCATTGATGCTCTGCCTAATATTTTTTTCATCAAGACCTTCAATGTCAAGAAACGAAGCAAATGATTCGGGTTTAGGAGCAGCTGTCGGCTTTCGCATTTTAAAAGAGTATTTCTCATATTTTTTAATTGGCGGTCGAAACGGAGCCAAATGGCTTTTTCTCTGAGAATTGCCGGGGTCAGAGGATACTTCACTCGTTTTCTGTGGCGCAGACGGAGAGACATAAGAAATCTCCGTTCTTTTCGCTTCAGTTTTTTTCTCTTCCCTTTTCGTTGTGAGCCGATAACAAGTTCCTTCAGACTCAGCAAAACTGGCACGTCGTAATGCTTCGGCTGAATCTATGGCGTAACCCGAAAAACCCGTGGATGTATCTATAACTACATCAAATTTACGGCCAATACCAGCAAGATCTCCTCCGAGCGAAGAAATAACAACCCGTGGCCAACGATTGTTTTCTTTCCCCGGCAAATACAAATCAAACTGGCTCGCCAGTTTTTCATCAAGAGGTAAATTATTAGAAAAAACGACAATATCTTTCCTTGTAAATCCATAGTCGGACACAGATTTCCCTCTATAGAGCTTACGCTTGTCACTTTCTTTCTCGATTTTTCCCTTCAAAGATTCAGCAACATCATCTGATGGGACAAAAATAATTATCGTTTTTTTCGGTGCCTTCTCCACGTCATCATTGGAAACAATATCAATAACAATTTCAACGGAACGCTCTATACTATGACTTCCTTCCGATTTTTCATAAACAACTTCTTTTGGTTCTTTCGGAACGCCAAAGGAACGCCCATCGTAATAGGTCTCTGAATCATAACCACAATTCAAAGCTCGAACGAGTTTTTCCGTGCCTTCTTTAGAACGCGCAATAAACACAGTTGGAGACATGCCATATTCACCCCGTTGTTTAATAAAATCAATGAGTTCTTGGGTGTATTTGCTTCTACTGTCAGCCGCATCGATTACTACCGCACCAACTAAATTACCTTCCATCCTGCCGGCGGCAAGATGCTTATGCAAAGACCCAGTCGTGCTAACAATCATTCTTGTATTTTCCGAAAGACTTTCACCTTGACCAGTACTATAGCCGACGTTATTCCCAATAGGATTTTTTGGATCGCCAATCGCCGATTCTAGATACGCCAAACGAATTGCATCTTCTGCAGATTGAGTCGCTATTGAAACATCTCGCTTTTCAGGAAGAGCCACGAAGTTTGTCTCATGAGATTCATGTATTTGTCTGCGCATCGCTTCGGCAATGAGAACCGCTTCACGAGTGGATCCTTGATACACCGCTCTATAACGACCCTGAGGTGGACATATCTCTTGCCAATGTTTAATTTCCTTTTCGACCTCTTCTCGAGCGCCGATTTTTTCTCGTAACTGTTCTGGCCAGCCACGCTCGAACATTTGAGGAATTTGAGGATCTCTGGCAGATGAGGATTGCGACCAACTTGGATCTTTTTCCATATATGCTCAATAATATCAAAAGCTCAACAAAAAATCCCGCCGAAGCGGGATTTTTTGTCTTTTGGGAACTTACTAAAATTAATTAGTAGTTTCCTCGAGGAGCACGTGGAGCGCGAGGTTCCATAGGTCGAGCCTCATTTACGGTGAGGGTTCGTCCATCAAGTTCCTTGCCATTCCACATGTTGATTGCAGCTTCTGCACCAGCATCGTCAGACATTTCGACGAAACCGAATCCTTTTGATCGGCCAGTCATCTTGTCCATGATGATAGTAGCTGAAGTAACTGCACCTGCTTGTCCGAAAGCATCTTGCAATGCTTGCTGACTTGTAGAGTAGGAAATC comes from Candidatus Paceibacterota bacterium and encodes:
- the groL gene encoding chaperonin GroEL (60 kDa chaperone family; promotes refolding of misfolded polypeptides especially under stressful conditions; forms two stacked rings of heptamers to form a barrel-shaped 14mer; ends can be capped by GroES; misfolded proteins enter the barrel where they are refolded when GroES binds), with product MSKKILFDESARKALKSGVDQVANAVKITVGPRGKNVVFDKGYGSPTITNDGVSIAKEITLKDKFENMGAEIVKEVASKTNDVAGDGTTTSIILTQAIITEGMKHTTMGVNAMGVRMGIEKAKDAVVKALKDISKPIKTKEEIKQVATISAESEEMGAIIADTIEKVGKDGVVTVEESQSLGIESEVVKGLQFDKGYVSPYMISNSERMEAEHKDVPILITDKKISTVKEILPLLEKLAQAGKKELVIIAEDVDGEALTTFVLNKLRGAFNILAVKAPGYGDKKKEMLEDIAVTVGAKVVTEDTGVKLENAELSVLGRADKVIAKKDTTTIVGGKGKKGEIDARTAQLKKQKANSDSKYDSEKFDERIAKLSGGVAVIRVGASTETEMKYLKLKIEDAVNATKAAIEEGIVAGGGVAYIQTLRKLSAMPALPTDEERIGFSIVLNALESPLRQIAINAGHGDGSVIIDKVKNPFADSKDRNKDGSVSALALAKKVNFGFDALKGEYVDDMIKAGIVDPVKVTRTALENSASAAAILLTTEVAIADEPEEKKEHAGMGGGMPDMGGMGY
- a CDS encoding co-chaperone GroES; amino-acid sequence: MAQKKAKKATKKDSKGKIQPLADRVLIREEEAKQTKTTSGIFIPESVDADKSTKKGVVVAIGDGKFEDGKIIPMKVKIGDTVVYSWGDKVEIDGEKYVIVRESEISAILN